The genomic segment CGTACTCCTCTCCCAACGTTCCGACTTTACTCAGCTTTTTTAACATACTGTTATTTACCCTTGATGGATGTTTCATATTCTTGAAACTTTATTTTAATGTTACAATTGTTTTCAAGTAAAGTCCAATCAGGTGCTGCGGCTTCTACCGATTGGAACGAACGCTGACCATCTGCGAAATGTTTCGGAATGCAGTCCACCCTCGCCGATTAAAGAACGAGTGAATGGGAGCCAACGTGGTGCAATGCAAGTGCTACGCGGGTTCCTTGGAAAGAGTATCTTGCATGCTGGCGCTTTTCCTTAGAAAAATACGAAATCCGTCCACGTGCGAACGTGTGGTGGAACGAATGGCCGGGTAAGTAGGAGAAGCGTCAAAGGTGTCGGTTTAACTCCGTTGCGGGACGGCGTGCTCGTCCTGGCAGTTGTCCAAAAGCTCGTCCTCGGAAAAGCTGATGTGAAGGCAGGTGTCGTTGACGGGGGACGAGGCGGGCGGCCGGCCGTCGTTCCAGCTTTGAGTGGAGTCCGGGTTCTCCTCGTGCCCGTTGCGGACCGGAGTCCCGAAGGTCCCGCGGTCCCCGAAGGCGTCGTCGTCCCGCAGAGGCGACAGCAGCGATTTGGTCTCGGAGCGCACGCCCGAGTCGTCGCTGGCCGAGCAGGAGCTGCTGAGCGAGTGGAAGTCGGCCGACGACAGCGAGCCGGGCGTCGCGTCCGGGTAGGAGAAGCGGAGGCTTTCGCGGCCCGGGACACCGTCCTGGACCGAGCCCGGGGACAAGGTCCGGCTGGCTCGCTTGCGGTtcagggagggaggaggaggatccAGCTTTGGGACGGGCGCTTGATACCTGATGACCACAGATCACGACATGTTAAATATGACTCTCTAATGTAGAAATAAAAAACAGCCAAGGTGACCAAAACCATTTTGGAGCTCTCGGGAGCTCTCAGGAtctccctaaccctaaccccccccccccccgagcttCTTGACTCAGCACTCTGGGCCTTAAGAGCGCTTTGTGGTGAAAGCCTCTTCATGGTCTGCTTGCTTGTTTTCTCCTTTTCATCCCCGCAACGTCTTTATTCAAAAGGCCGAGCGCTCGCCGTGCTCGCATGTATTTGATTAGCGGCTTGCAATTGTTGGCTATTGTTgctctttcattttgtttttgctcttgaTGAAAAGACGCTCGCAAGGAGTGCCAGCTGGCCAGGTTATTAAAGGAGAATATTTTAATATCATGTGCGACCGTAAGGTGGCTTTATTGTCACTTTGGCAAAGCAgaagaagacattttttttttttggagcgccTTTCTTGATTTCTACGTGTTAAACGGTGGCCGGTTTTGGAgagtgtgcacacttttgcaaccacaTCATTTATCCCTTGACATGTTTGAGGAAGAAAACGGACTGTAATGCACAGGTTATTGGTCACATGGATGagtgattgatttattttttttcccttgccgCCACACGATTGGCCGATCACCGCAATTTTTAAACGCGATTGTGACGTTGCATGCTGCATGTCGCGCACGATACTCACattaagaaggaggaggaggaggaagaggaagagaggggagaagaggatgaggaggagatgAGGAAGATGAGCAAGACGAAGGTGGGCAGGtgcagggttttttttggtGCATGTTTTTGATTTGATTAGAGGAGCAAGAGGACGAGCAGGACGGGATCCTGGCACCTGACGAAAAGAGGCCACAGTTAGAGGGCGGCCGGCCGGCTTGCTACCAAACGCAATCCGAGCAACTCAAACCATCAACCTCCGCGACGTCGCATTTGAAAAACAGTTGCATGCCACCAAAGTGCAGTACCGTGTCGTGCCACAAGCTATGTGGCAGCACTGAGCTGGACGTGTGACTGTTTAAAATGAACCAAACGTCTACcctcataataataaataattaaaaaaagatgtgatgaaatgtaaaaaaatcatTATAAAAACTACTTTTCCTCATACTTGTGTTTAGCTTATCACAAGAATTTTTGTTGGGGTAAGCACAAGGTTTTGAGTGGAAGCAGACGCTTGAACGGACGCGATGCCATTGGCTCCTCGTGGTGTTGCAATCTGTTTTATCGCGCCGGGACTTCACACTTGCGAAAGGAAAACATTAAGGGGAGGGGCTGCTATTGAGGGAATGTTTTCCCTCATTGGCGCTTTCGGCTTTAAGGGGATTAAAAGCTCATTAAAAAGTAATTGCGGACTTGATGTTgctgtggcggcggcggcggcggcggcagcggcggggaAAAACATCAGAATGGAACGTCTTGGGGCAATTTAGGCAGATTAAATGTTGACTCAAGGCTTTCTTTGATGGAAACACAAATGTTTGCATCCATTTGCTTTTTCACAATGCTCCCAATGGGCGCCAGGAGAATCAGCATCCACTTGAAAAAAGTCTTACTTTTCCTCCACGCTGGACGCTCTCCTGCTCACGACGGGGTCCACCTCGTCGGACGCGGCGCCGCCGTCGGCCGCCGGGACGAGGCGGCCGTCCCCCGGGCCCGGCGGGATGGAATCGGTGAGCCGCTCCAGGGCGTCGCCGTAGCGATGCTTGAGGTTGAGCGAGAGAGGCCTGGTCCAAGCGGAAAGCGCTGCGAGACACCATTGCAGAGTAAATACCTAAGTGTGCtataaaagtgaaaaataaattgtCCTTCCAGTGGAAAAATGGGTTCGCTAACAGGGTGATCTAAAAGcagtgctttgccgccatcgTGTCACATCAATGAATCATCTTGAGGGGGTGTGGATTTATTTCTAATTCACAACTTGGGATGCGAGTTGAATGCTGACAGGTCGAGGCAGGTCGCTCACCGCATCCGTCGAGCGGCGTCTCCGAAGGCGGAAGCTCCGCCTCCAGGCTGGCGCCGGCTCCCGCCTCCAGCTGCTGGAGCTGCTGCACCAGCAGGGCCAGGTGCTGCAGCAGGTCGCGGTTCTGCAGGAGCAGCTGGTGCGAGCGCGCCTGCGCCTCCATGCGGGCGGCGCTCTCGGCCGCCATCTGATCCTTCAGCAGCTGCACCTGCAAACAAACGATGGGAAGGAAGGAAAAATGGACAATTGGTAATGCCCGACAAAGACATCATCACTCTGTTTTAGCAATTTTTTGGTTGAGTGTTCAGCTGTGGGGAAGTGCTGCCCCCTAGTGGCACAACACAGGCCTTTCAATAACCTCTGAGCGGCCAATCAGAAGTTCCTAACCCGGCGACCCCAATAAGTGTTGTCGAGAGACCGACAGAACACTACTTTTATCTAAAGCATCTCAACTCGCTTTAACGCACATCTTTAATACCGagataccacaagatggcgccaaagcactcAGTTTTTTCGGGCGACTCCCTCACCTGAGCGACAGCCGCCTgcgtgtgctgctgctgctgctgtagctgctgCTGAAGGAGCTGCAAG from the Syngnathus scovelli strain Florida chromosome 13, RoL_Ssco_1.2, whole genome shotgun sequence genome contains:
- the si:dkey-34e4.1 gene encoding carboxyl-terminal PDZ ligand of neuronal nitric oxide synthase protein, whose translation is MPARRNRYNLVDDVADARLPLHNEEAYQHGISFQAKYVGSLDVARPNSRMEIVAAMRRIRYEFKAKNIKKKKVNMVVSVDGVKVLLRKKQKRKERPWDESKLLIMHDPIYRIFYVSHDSQDLKIFSYIARDGSSNCFRCNVFKSKKKTLAIRIVRTVGQAFEVCHKLSLQHAEQDAGGQSEEDARGGPGDEEEEEDDVASGASLCEQTVGDILRSLAELSVVKAGHTIMDLSGKSLLTVTSAATPSSSAAGSLTSRHYLQLLQQQLQQQQQHTQAAVAQVQLLKDQMAAESAARMEAQARSHQLLLQNRDLLQHLALLVQQLQQLEAGAGASLEAELPPSETPLDGCALSAWTRPLSLNLKHRYGDALERLTDSIPPGPGDGRLVPAADGGAASDEVDPVVSRRASSVEEKYQAPVPKLDPPPPSLNRKRASRTLSPGSVQDGVPGRESLRFSYPDATPGSLSSADFHSLSSSCSASDDSGVRSETKSLLSPLRDDDAFGDRGTFGTPVRNGHEENPDSTQSWNDGRPPASSPVNDTCLHISFSEDELLDNCQDEHAVPQRS